Proteins from a genomic interval of Rhodococcus rhodochrous:
- a CDS encoding glycosyltransferase family 4 protein: MREVLLLCWRDTGHPQGGGSERYLEQVGAQLAARGVRVVLRTASYPGAAERDRIDGITVSRGGGRLTVYPRALAAILAGRFGVGPLAGIRPDAVIDTQNGIPFFARLVAGAPVTVLVHHCHREQWPVAGRLMAKLGWWIESSLSPRVHRRNQYLTVSLPSADELRALGVDRERIAVVRNGVDAVPAGVAVGGDDTRTAHPSVCVLSRLVPHKQIEDALAAVATLRGTVPGLHLDVIGGGWWEQNLRDAAAELGIGDAVTFHGHVDEQRKHELLSRAWVHVMPSRKEGWGLAVVEAAQHGVPTIGYRSSKGLTDSIIDGVTGLLVDSPAELTAAVADLLADADRRRQLGNKARIRAGEFSWEATGEGVHEVLSVTTFGHTVSGLFPRADEPSMLADPLPERAASAAGQYQ; the protein is encoded by the coding sequence GTGCGGGAGGTTCTGCTGCTCTGCTGGCGCGATACCGGGCATCCGCAGGGCGGTGGCAGCGAGCGGTATCTCGAGCAGGTCGGGGCGCAACTCGCGGCGCGCGGCGTCCGCGTCGTCCTGCGGACCGCTTCCTATCCCGGAGCTGCCGAGCGAGACCGGATCGACGGCATCACCGTCAGCCGCGGCGGGGGACGGCTCACCGTCTACCCGCGCGCGCTCGCCGCGATCCTCGCGGGCAGATTCGGTGTCGGCCCCCTCGCCGGTATCCGCCCCGACGCCGTCATCGACACCCAGAACGGCATCCCGTTCTTCGCCCGGCTCGTCGCCGGCGCGCCCGTCACGGTGCTCGTGCACCACTGCCATCGTGAGCAGTGGCCGGTCGCGGGCAGGCTGATGGCCAAGCTCGGCTGGTGGATCGAGTCGTCGCTGTCGCCGCGCGTACACCGCCGCAACCAGTACCTCACCGTCTCCCTTCCGTCCGCCGACGAGCTGCGCGCTCTCGGCGTCGATCGGGAGCGGATCGCGGTGGTCCGCAACGGTGTCGACGCCGTCCCCGCGGGCGTCGCGGTGGGCGGCGACGACACGCGCACGGCCCACCCGAGCGTGTGCGTGCTCTCGCGGCTGGTGCCGCACAAGCAGATCGAGGACGCCCTCGCCGCGGTCGCGACGCTGCGCGGCACCGTCCCGGGCCTGCATCTCGACGTCATCGGCGGCGGCTGGTGGGAGCAGAACCTCCGCGATGCGGCCGCCGAACTCGGCATCGGCGACGCCGTCACCTTCCACGGCCACGTCGACGAACAGCGCAAGCACGAATTGCTCTCCCGCGCCTGGGTTCACGTGATGCCCTCGCGCAAGGAGGGGTGGGGTCTCGCGGTGGTCGAGGCCGCCCAGCACGGTGTGCCCACCATCGGTTACCGCAGCTCCAAGGGACTGACCGACTCGATCATCGACGGCGTGACCGGCCTGCTCGTGGACTCACCCGCCGAACTGACCGCTGCCGTCGCCGATCTGCTCGCCGACGCCGACCGTCGTCGTCAGCTCGGCAACAAGGCTCGCATCCGCGCCGGCGAGTTCTCATGGGAGGCCACGGGAGAGGGCGTGCACGAGGTCCTGTCCGTCACGACCTTCGGGCACACCGTCTCAGGACTGTTCCCGCGCGCCGACGAGCCGTCGATGCTCGCCGACCCGCTGCCCGAGCGCGCAGCCAGCGCCGCCGGCCAGTACCAGTAG
- a CDS encoding class I SAM-dependent methyltransferase, producing MTRLFARRATLRRSVGLLGSFRFEQTAPEKFYGGLARDTVDLIGDLYSGLTGADLTGTTVVDVGGGPGYFADAFTEVGSRYVPIEPDPSEMHAAGLQVGGAIRGSGLALPVRTGSVDVCFSSNVAEHVATPWVMADEMLRVTRPGGLMVLSYTLWWGPFGGHETGPWHAFGGEYAARRYARKHGREPKNRYGVSLFDVGASDGLRWARSTPDGELLAAFPRYHPSWAWWLVNVPGVREFLVSNLVLVLRRR from the coding sequence GTGACCCGGCTGTTCGCCCGCCGCGCCACACTGCGCCGTTCCGTGGGGTTGCTCGGCAGCTTCCGCTTCGAGCAGACGGCACCCGAGAAGTTCTACGGCGGTCTCGCGCGCGACACCGTCGACCTCATCGGCGATCTCTACTCGGGTCTGACCGGCGCCGATCTGACGGGCACCACGGTCGTCGACGTCGGTGGCGGACCGGGCTACTTCGCCGACGCGTTCACCGAGGTGGGGTCGCGCTACGTGCCGATCGAGCCCGACCCGTCCGAGATGCACGCCGCCGGCCTGCAGGTCGGCGGTGCGATCCGCGGCTCGGGCCTGGCACTGCCGGTGCGTACCGGCTCGGTGGACGTGTGCTTCTCGTCGAACGTCGCCGAACACGTCGCGACGCCGTGGGTGATGGCCGACGAGATGCTGCGCGTCACGCGGCCCGGCGGACTGATGGTGTTGTCGTACACCCTGTGGTGGGGGCCGTTCGGCGGGCACGAGACCGGTCCGTGGCACGCCTTCGGCGGCGAGTACGCGGCCCGGCGCTACGCCCGCAAGCACGGCCGGGAGCCGAAGAACCGGTACGGGGTGTCACTGTTCGACGTGGGCGCGAGCGACGGTCTGCGCTGGGCACGTTCGACGCCCGACGGTGAACTGCTCGCGGCCTTCCCCCGCTACCACCCGAGCTGGGCGTGGTGGCTCGTGAACGTGCCCGGCGTCCGGGAGTTCCTCGTCAGCAACCTGGTACTGGTCCTGCGGCGACGCTGA
- a CDS encoding ROK family protein: MTALALDVGGTKLAAAVAADDGTPLEARSVPVPRKDVWGACAGLLREVAEIGDGPVTAVGIAAAGPVDTNAGTIGPINISEWSSGFALVDAVRSLFPDARVDLVMDGPAATLAEQRFGAGRNVADLLGVVLGTGIGGGLVLGGRIVRGRTGNAGHIGHVVSPYGTTVCACGGVGCIETVASGPSAVRWARAHGWDGPDGVALAADAEAGVGVAAAALERAGTALGQVIASAAALADVGRVVVGGGFAQSGGHLWRPMLASAARHARLRFVQDLQIVPAELGALGTLTGASIVAAGHDWIT; encoded by the coding sequence ATGACCGCATTGGCCCTGGACGTCGGCGGCACCAAGCTCGCCGCTGCCGTCGCCGCCGACGACGGCACCCCGCTCGAAGCCCGATCCGTACCGGTCCCCCGGAAGGACGTGTGGGGCGCGTGCGCGGGACTGCTGCGGGAGGTCGCGGAGATCGGCGACGGACCGGTGACCGCCGTGGGTATCGCCGCCGCAGGACCGGTCGACACGAACGCCGGGACGATCGGTCCGATCAACATCTCCGAGTGGAGCTCCGGCTTCGCACTCGTCGACGCCGTGCGTTCCTTGTTCCCCGACGCCCGCGTCGATCTGGTGATGGACGGCCCGGCCGCGACCCTCGCCGAACAACGCTTCGGCGCCGGACGCAACGTGGCCGACCTGCTCGGGGTCGTGCTCGGCACCGGTATCGGCGGCGGTCTCGTGCTCGGAGGCCGGATCGTGCGCGGCCGCACCGGAAACGCCGGCCACATCGGGCACGTCGTCTCGCCCTACGGCACGACGGTGTGCGCATGCGGAGGGGTCGGCTGCATCGAGACCGTGGCGAGCGGCCCGTCGGCGGTGCGCTGGGCCCGTGCCCACGGCTGGGATGGCCCCGACGGTGTCGCGCTGGCCGCGGACGCCGAGGCCGGGGTCGGCGTCGCCGCGGCGGCACTCGAGCGGGCCGGGACGGCACTGGGCCAGGTCATCGCGTCGGCAGCAGCACTGGCGGATGTGGGACGGGTGGTCGTCGGCGGGGGCTTCGCGCAATCGGGCGGGCACCTGTGGCGGCCGATGCTCGCGTCGGCGGCCCGGCACGCCCGCCTGCGGTTCGTACAGGACCTGCAGATCGTCCCCGCCGAACTCGGCGCACTGGGCACCCTCACCGGCGCATCGATCGTCGCCGCAGGTCACGACTGGATAACCTGA
- a CDS encoding CBS domain-containing protein produces MRIADILRNKGSAVHTVGPGTTVCELIGDFARFNIGAMVVCEGKSVAGIVTERDVVRALHERGPSILAAPAHELMSRTVTTCLPTDSVDSLAETMTEQRIRHLPVVVDAQLVGIVSIGDVVKSRIDELQTERDQLASYIHDGG; encoded by the coding sequence ATGCGGATTGCTGACATTTTGCGGAACAAGGGCTCGGCGGTGCACACGGTCGGGCCCGGCACCACGGTGTGCGAGCTCATCGGCGACTTCGCACGATTCAATATCGGCGCAATGGTGGTGTGCGAGGGCAAGAGCGTCGCCGGGATCGTCACCGAACGCGACGTCGTGCGAGCCCTGCACGAACGCGGACCGTCGATCCTCGCCGCCCCGGCACACGAACTGATGTCCCGGACGGTGACGACCTGCCTGCCCACCGATTCGGTCGACAGTCTCGCCGAGACCATGACCGAACAACGGATCCGGCACCTGCCGGTCGTGGTGGACGCTCAGCTGGTCGGGATCGTCAGTATCGGCGACGTGGTCAAGAGCCGCATCGACGAACTACAGACCGAACGCGACCAGCTCGCCTCGTACATCCACGATGGCGGCTGA
- a CDS encoding nucleoside deaminase: MVNDTDLQHLRRCVELAEEAVAAGDEPFGSVLVDADGEVLAEDRNRVADGDSTRHPEFTLARWAAEHLEPDRRATATVYTSGEHCPMCAAAHGWVGLGRIVYAASSEQLARWLGEMGVPPAPVRPLPIREVVPDAVVDGPVPELEQAIRLLHRRCHLGE; the protein is encoded by the coding sequence ATGGTGAACGACACGGATCTGCAACATCTGAGGCGGTGCGTCGAACTCGCGGAGGAGGCGGTCGCGGCAGGTGACGAGCCGTTCGGGTCGGTGCTCGTCGACGCGGACGGCGAGGTCCTGGCCGAGGACCGCAACCGCGTCGCCGACGGCGACAGCACCCGGCATCCCGAGTTCACCCTCGCGCGGTGGGCGGCCGAACATCTCGAACCGGACCGGCGCGCCACCGCCACCGTCTACACCTCCGGTGAGCACTGCCCGATGTGCGCGGCCGCGCACGGCTGGGTGGGCCTGGGGCGGATCGTCTACGCGGCGTCCTCCGAGCAACTGGCCCGGTGGCTCGGCGAGATGGGTGTGCCGCCGGCGCCGGTCCGTCCGCTGCCGATCCGCGAGGTAGTGCCCGATGCCGTCGTCGACGGGCCCGTTCCCGAGCTCGAGCAGGCGATTCGGCTCCTGCACCGTCGCTGCCACCTCGGGGAGTGA
- a CDS encoding aldehyde dehydrogenase: protein MTDYDKLFIGGEWVAPSTDERLEVFSPATEERVGSVPVAGPKDVDAAVAAARRAFDDGPWPRTSPAERAQVLAKAISLIEQRNDEIAGVIASELGQPGPSVQMVQMTPALGTLNYYAGLADSFNWVEERTGSFGRTRVTREPVGVVAAVIAWNVPLFLCANKIAPALLAGCSVVLKPAPEAPLAVNLIAEIFTEAGLPEGVLSVVPGGAETGENLVSHPDIDKITFTGSTAVGKHIGEIAARNLKRCSLELGGKSAAIVLEDADLDSTIAMLVMSGLINTGQACVGQTRILAPRSRYDEVVEKVAGATAFFPVGPPGDEAAQIGPLISAKQRDRVEGYIAKGKEEGARVVIGGGRPAHLDKGYFVEPTIFADVDNSMTIAREEIFGPVLCVLPYDSVDEAVKIANDSDYGLAGSVYTTDVEKGLEIASRVRTGTYGINWYAFDPGSPFGGFKNSGIGRENGPEGLEAFCELKSVLYPPGYEG from the coding sequence ATGACCGACTACGACAAGTTGTTCATCGGCGGCGAGTGGGTGGCACCGTCGACCGACGAGAGACTCGAGGTGTTCTCCCCCGCTACCGAGGAGCGCGTCGGCTCCGTGCCGGTCGCGGGACCGAAGGACGTCGACGCCGCGGTCGCCGCCGCCCGGCGCGCCTTCGACGACGGGCCGTGGCCGCGCACGTCGCCGGCCGAACGCGCACAGGTGCTCGCCAAGGCCATCTCGCTCATCGAGCAGCGCAACGACGAGATCGCCGGCGTCATCGCCTCCGAACTCGGCCAGCCGGGCCCCTCCGTCCAGATGGTGCAGATGACCCCGGCCCTGGGGACGCTGAACTACTACGCCGGACTGGCGGATTCGTTCAACTGGGTCGAGGAGCGGACCGGATCCTTCGGCCGCACCCGCGTCACCCGCGAACCGGTCGGCGTCGTCGCCGCCGTCATCGCGTGGAACGTGCCGCTGTTCCTGTGCGCCAACAAGATCGCGCCCGCTCTGCTCGCCGGATGCTCGGTGGTGCTCAAGCCCGCACCCGAGGCTCCGCTGGCCGTGAACCTCATCGCCGAGATCTTCACCGAGGCAGGCCTTCCCGAAGGTGTGCTGTCGGTGGTTCCGGGCGGCGCCGAGACCGGCGAGAACCTCGTGTCCCATCCCGACATCGACAAGATCACCTTCACCGGCTCGACCGCGGTGGGCAAGCACATCGGTGAGATCGCGGCGCGCAACCTCAAGCGCTGCTCGCTCGAACTCGGTGGCAAGTCGGCGGCCATCGTCCTCGAGGACGCCGACCTCGATTCCACCATCGCCATGCTCGTGATGTCGGGTCTGATCAACACCGGTCAGGCGTGCGTCGGCCAGACGCGCATCCTGGCTCCGCGCTCCCGCTACGACGAGGTCGTCGAGAAGGTCGCCGGCGCAACCGCATTCTTCCCCGTCGGCCCTCCCGGCGACGAGGCCGCGCAGATCGGTCCGCTGATCTCCGCCAAGCAGCGCGACCGCGTCGAGGGCTACATCGCCAAGGGCAAGGAGGAGGGTGCCCGCGTCGTGATCGGCGGCGGCCGTCCGGCGCACCTCGACAAGGGCTACTTCGTCGAGCCGACGATCTTCGCCGACGTCGACAACTCGATGACGATCGCCCGCGAGGAGATCTTCGGTCCCGTGCTGTGCGTGCTGCCCTACGACAGCGTCGACGAGGCCGTGAAGATCGCCAACGATTCCGACTACGGCCTCGCCGGTTCGGTGTACACCACCGACGTCGAGAAGGGTCTCGAGATCGCGTCGCGCGTGCGCACCGGCACGTACGGAATCAACTGGTACGCATTCGATCCCGGTTCGCCGTTCGGCGGGTTCAAGAACTCGGGCATCGGACGTGAGAACGGACCCGAAGGGCTCGAGGCGTTCTGCGAACTGAAGTCCGTGCTCTACCCGCCCGGCTACGAGGGCTGA
- the epsC gene encoding serine O-acetyltransferase EpsC, whose product MGILHTLREDLQSARGHDPAARSDAENAIVYSGLHAIWSHRIAHRMWQVPALKGPARILAQFTRFLTGIEIHPGATIGRRFFIDHGMGVVIGETAEIGDDVMLYHGVTLGGRSLAKEKRHPTLGNRVTVGAGAKVLGPVVIGDDSAIGANAVVTHDVPADSIATGIPATVRSRKKHEPLVDPTTYIDPAMYI is encoded by the coding sequence GTGGGTATCCTGCACACTCTCCGGGAGGATCTGCAGTCGGCGCGCGGCCACGATCCGGCCGCGCGCAGCGACGCGGAGAACGCCATCGTCTATTCGGGGCTGCACGCGATCTGGTCGCACCGCATCGCGCACCGGATGTGGCAGGTGCCCGCCCTGAAGGGACCTGCGCGGATCCTCGCGCAGTTCACCCGGTTCCTCACCGGCATCGAGATCCACCCCGGCGCGACCATCGGCCGGCGCTTCTTCATCGACCACGGCATGGGCGTGGTCATCGGTGAGACGGCCGAGATCGGTGACGACGTGATGCTCTACCACGGCGTGACGCTCGGCGGCCGGTCGCTGGCGAAGGAGAAGCGTCATCCGACGCTGGGCAACCGGGTCACCGTCGGGGCGGGGGCGAAGGTCCTCGGCCCGGTGGTGATCGGGGACGACAGCGCGATCGGCGCCAACGCCGTGGTCACCCACGACGTGCCGGCGGATTCGATCGCCACTGGTATCCCCGCGACCGTCCGGTCCCGCAAGAAGCACGAACCGCTCGTGGATCCGACGACGTACATCGATCCCGCGATGTACATCTGA
- the cysK gene encoding cysteine synthase A, translating to MSRIYDNVTELVGRTPIVKLNRLTEGAGATVAAKLEFYNPANSVKDRIGVAIIDAAEKSGELKPGGTIVEGTSGNTGIALAMVGAARGYKVILTMPETMSTERRVMLRAYGAEIVLTPGSEGMKGAVAKAEEIVANTENAILARQFGNPANPEIHERTTGEEVWNDTDGAVDIFVAGIGTGGTLTGVGRTLKARKPDVKIVGVEPADSPILTGGEPGPHKIQGIGANFVPEVLDREIYDEIVDVKFDDAIEVARRLGTDEGILGGISAGANVWAALEIAKRPENAGKLIVVVVPDFGERYISTPLFEHIRD from the coding sequence ATGAGCAGGATCTACGACAACGTCACCGAGCTGGTCGGGCGGACCCCGATCGTCAAGCTCAACCGTCTGACCGAGGGGGCCGGCGCCACCGTCGCCGCGAAGCTCGAGTTCTACAACCCGGCCAACAGCGTCAAGGACCGCATCGGTGTCGCGATCATCGACGCCGCCGAGAAGTCCGGTGAGCTGAAGCCCGGCGGCACCATCGTCGAGGGCACCTCCGGCAACACCGGTATCGCGCTCGCCATGGTCGGCGCTGCGCGCGGCTACAAGGTCATCCTCACGATGCCCGAGACGATGTCGACCGAGCGTCGCGTGATGCTCCGCGCCTACGGTGCCGAGATCGTCCTCACCCCCGGCTCCGAGGGCATGAAGGGTGCCGTCGCGAAGGCCGAGGAGATCGTCGCGAACACCGAGAACGCCATCCTGGCCCGCCAGTTCGGAAACCCGGCCAACCCGGAGATCCACGAGCGCACCACCGGTGAAGAGGTCTGGAACGACACCGACGGTGCCGTGGACATCTTCGTCGCGGGCATCGGCACGGGTGGCACGCTCACCGGTGTCGGCCGCACCCTCAAGGCCCGCAAGCCCGACGTGAAGATCGTCGGTGTCGAGCCTGCCGACTCGCCGATCCTCACCGGCGGTGAGCCCGGCCCGCACAAGATCCAGGGCATCGGCGCGAACTTCGTGCCCGAGGTCCTCGACCGCGAGATCTACGACGAGATCGTCGACGTGAAGTTCGACGACGCCATCGAGGTCGCCCGTCGCCTGGGAACCGACGAGGGTATCCTCGGCGGCATCTCGGCCGGCGCCAACGTGTGGGCCGCACTCGAGATCGCGAAGCGTCCGGAGAACGCCGGCAAGCTGATCGTCGTCGTCGTTCCCGACTTCGGCGAGCGCTACATCTCCACGCCGCTGTTCGAGCACATCCGGGACTGA
- a CDS encoding SRPBCC family protein — translation MVDFDRVVQNASRVVENANRAIDDAGRSVGGFVRRAVDRPVDARKPQTVTVAAPRAQVMQFWRDPENLSRVFGDRVRVETVEANRLRWTWEGPGGTTWDTRVDVTSEGLAFVGEDDADTPGPRVVLAVSDAPRGGTAMTLRAEVPVPDLVTGALTFTALYRARALMQTGEIPTLQGSPSARESEGDA, via the coding sequence GTGGTCGACTTCGACAGAGTCGTGCAGAACGCAAGCCGAGTCGTGGAGAACGCGAACAGGGCGATCGACGACGCCGGTCGCTCGGTGGGCGGATTCGTCCGGCGCGCCGTCGACCGGCCCGTCGACGCTCGGAAACCGCAGACGGTGACCGTCGCGGCTCCACGGGCGCAGGTCATGCAGTTCTGGCGGGATCCCGAGAATCTGAGCAGAGTCTTCGGCGACCGCGTCCGGGTGGAGACGGTCGAAGCGAACCGGCTGCGCTGGACCTGGGAGGGCCCCGGCGGGACGACCTGGGACACCCGCGTCGACGTCACCTCGGAAGGACTCGCCTTCGTCGGCGAGGACGACGCGGACACCCCGGGCCCGCGCGTGGTCCTCGCGGTGTCCGACGCACCCCGGGGCGGCACCGCGATGACCCTGCGTGCCGAGGTTCCCGTCCCCGATCTCGTCACCGGCGCCCTGACCTTCACCGCGCTCTACCGTGCGCGAGCCCTCATGCAGACCGGTGAGATCCCCACCCTGCAGGGCAGTCCGAGTGCCCGTGAATCGGAAGGAGACGCGTGA
- a CDS encoding zinc-dependent alcohol dehydrogenase yields the protein MRALCWMGVNELSVETVDDPGLVNPHDVIVRVRLTTTCGSDLHFLGGYLPGMREGDVIGHEFMGEIVDTGPEVTTVRVGDRVVVPSFIGCGKCPYCADGLHAVCDTTNPNAAMQQPVLGYPTGGIYGYTHPFGGYQGSHAEYIRVPFGDVNCFQIPEGVGDEQALFLSDAVPTGYMGADFCDITPGDTVAVWGAGAVGLMAAASARIMGADRVIVIDRFRDRLDRAAKKVGAETVDYTEVDSVYETLRESTGGRGPDACIDAVGMEGHGTGVMQAYDKVKQALRMESDRATSLREAILSCGKGGVVSVLGIYGVTDKFPMAVLTNKSLTLRTAQQHGQRYMPTLFEHVLESRLDPSWLMTHDLPLTDAVRGYEMFKNKEDDCLRAVFRP from the coding sequence ATGCGAGCCCTGTGCTGGATGGGCGTGAACGAGTTGTCGGTGGAGACGGTCGACGATCCCGGCCTGGTCAATCCGCACGACGTGATCGTGCGGGTCCGCCTCACCACGACCTGTGGGTCCGATCTGCACTTCCTCGGCGGGTATCTGCCGGGGATGCGGGAGGGCGACGTGATCGGCCACGAGTTCATGGGCGAGATCGTCGACACCGGCCCGGAGGTGACCACCGTGCGGGTCGGCGACCGGGTGGTCGTGCCGTCGTTCATCGGATGCGGGAAGTGCCCGTACTGCGCCGACGGCCTGCACGCGGTGTGCGACACCACCAACCCGAACGCCGCGATGCAGCAACCGGTGCTGGGCTATCCCACCGGCGGAATCTACGGCTACACCCACCCGTTCGGCGGGTACCAGGGTTCGCACGCCGAGTACATCCGCGTGCCCTTCGGCGACGTCAACTGCTTCCAGATCCCCGAGGGTGTCGGCGACGAACAGGCCCTGTTCCTGTCGGACGCGGTACCGACGGGTTACATGGGCGCCGACTTCTGCGACATCACCCCGGGCGACACCGTGGCGGTCTGGGGCGCCGGCGCCGTCGGTCTCATGGCCGCGGCGAGTGCGAGGATCATGGGCGCCGACAGGGTGATCGTGATCGACCGTTTCCGCGACCGCCTCGACCGCGCCGCGAAGAAGGTGGGCGCCGAAACCGTGGACTACACCGAGGTCGACAGCGTCTACGAGACGCTCCGCGAGAGCACCGGCGGACGCGGACCGGACGCCTGTATCGACGCGGTGGGCATGGAGGGTCACGGCACCGGCGTCATGCAGGCCTACGACAAGGTCAAGCAGGCGCTGCGGATGGAGAGCGACCGCGCGACCTCCCTGCGCGAGGCGATCCTGTCCTGCGGCAAGGGCGGAGTCGTGTCGGTGCTCGGCATCTACGGGGTCACCGACAAGTTCCCGATGGCGGTGCTGACGAACAAGAGCCTGACCCTGCGGACGGCGCAGCAACACGGCCAGCGGTACATGCCCACCCTGTTCGAACACGTCCTCGAGAGCCGCCTGGATCCGAGTTGGCTCATGACGCACGACCTTCCGCTCACCGACGCGGTGCGCGGATACGAGATGTTCAAGAACAAGGAGGACGACTGCCTGCGCGCGGTCTTCCGCCCCTAG
- a CDS encoding VOC family protein yields the protein MTNSVNPIPEGYTSLTPFLVVDGASRAIDFYCDAFGATVVDRMDGPDGAVMHAELDFGNGRLQLSDPHPGIGLHAPSGTNDVDHSYVLYCADADAVFARAVALGARVFEEPSTFVTGDRFASILDPFGHRWAVMTRVENVPAEEAKRRLDEWAATQNA from the coding sequence ATGACGAATTCGGTGAACCCCATTCCCGAGGGATACACCTCCCTCACCCCCTTCCTCGTCGTGGACGGCGCCTCCCGCGCGATCGACTTCTACTGCGACGCGTTCGGAGCGACCGTCGTCGACCGGATGGACGGCCCCGACGGGGCGGTGATGCACGCAGAGCTCGATTTCGGCAACGGCCGACTGCAATTGAGCGATCCCCATCCCGGCATCGGCCTGCACGCGCCGAGCGGAACGAACGACGTCGACCATTCGTACGTGCTGTACTGCGCGGACGCCGACGCGGTGTTCGCGCGGGCCGTCGCCCTCGGTGCCCGCGTGTTCGAGGAACCGTCGACCTTCGTCACCGGCGACCGGTTCGCGTCGATCCTCGATCCGTTCGGTCATCGGTGGGCCGTGATGACGCGGGTCGAGAACGTGCCCGCTGAGGAAGCGAAGCGACGACTCGACGAGTGGGCGGCAACGCAGAACGCGTGA